The Acidobacteriota bacterium sequence ATCTGCTCGGCCCGCCGCCGTTCCGCTGTCCGAACGCCGCGTCGCTGCCCGACGCGGATCACGTGCTTCGGCGCACGGGGCCCTCCGCCGAGTGGGGCCTCGTCGATCGAGCCCGACACCATCCGTTCCTGCGCTACCGGCATCGCCTCATTTCGTACCAGGCCGCGCGGCGCGCCGGCCTGCCGGACGCGTCGTGGGTCGGACTCGTCGAACGGCTCGACCGCGGGGTGGCCGAGGTCGCGGGCCGTGGCTTCGCCGTGACGCCGCTCGTGCGATGCGGCGAGCTCGAGGCCACACTTGGCGTGGGCGGCTCGGGGGCGTTGTGGGTGAAGGACGAGACCGGCAACGTGTCGGGATCCCACAAGGCGCGGCACCTGTTCGGCGTGCTGCTCTGGCTCGAGCTGGCGGCGCTCGCGCGAGAGGCGAAGGGCCTGCCGCCGTCGCATTCCGGACGCTTCGCCATCGCCAGTTGCGGCAACGCCGCGCTGGCCGCCGCCGTGGTCGCGGCGGCGGTCAGGCGGCCGCTCGACGTCTTCGTGCCCGTCGACGTCAATTCCCGCATCGCGTCGGCCTTGAGCGAACTCGGGGCGACGATCGCCGTGTGCGCTCGCCGGCCCGGGGTCTCAGGTGACCCGTGCTACCACGCGTTTCGCGAGGCGATCGCAGAGGGCGGCGTGCCGTTCTGCGTGCAGGGGCCCGACAACGGCCTGACCGTGGAGGGCGGCGCGACGCTCGGGTTCGAATTGCTCGAGCAGGTGCCTGGGCCGGTGGATCGCTTCTTCGTCCAGGTCGGTGGAGGCGCGCTCGCAAGTGCCTGCGTGCTCGCGTTCACGGAAGCCCGGTGCCAGGGCACGGTGGCGGGGCTGCCGCGCGTGCACGCGGTGCAGACGGAGGGCGCGGCGCCGTTGAGGCGGGCGTACGAGCGGGTCATGGGCGAGATCTTCACGCGCCTCGGCGAGGCCGCCCCGCGCGGCGACGCGGCGCGAGCGCAGGTTGTCGCCGAGCGGGCCGCCGACCCCCGGGTCCGGGCGGCGCTCGCCTTCGCGGCGACCCACCGCGGCGCGTTCATGTGGCCGTGGGAGTCGGAGCCTCGCAGCCTGGCCCACGGCATCCTCGACGACGAGACCTACGACTGGCTGGCGATCGTCGAGGGCATGGTGTGGAGCGGCGGGTGGCCGGTCGTCGTCGACGAGGCGACGATTGCCCGCGCCAACGATCTGGCCCGGGCGTCGACCGCCATCGACGTGGACCATACCGGCACGGCGGGCCTGGCCGGGCTGCTCGCGCTCGTCGATCGCGGCGAGATCGCCGTGGCCCGCGAGCGAGTGGCGGTGATCTTCTCAGGGCGGCGCCGCTGAACCGGAACTCCGGGGCATGCCGGATCGCGCTACGGCACGATGACGGTGCCCGCCCGTCCTTCCACGGCCGCCTCGAGGTCCTGCGGTCGCGTGATCACCCCCCGCCTGCCACCCTGCTCGAGAAACTGGACGATCGCCCTGATCTTGGGAGCCATGCTGCCCTCGGCGAACTCGCCGTCTTTCAGGTACTGGCGCGCCTCGGCGAGCGTCATGCGAGCGATCGGCCGCTCGTCCGGCGTGCCGAAGTCGAGGCACACGTGCGGCACCCCCGTCGAGATGACGAACAGGTCGGCGCCGAGTGCGGTGGCGAGCAGCGACGAGGCGTAGTCCTTGTCGATGACCGCCTCGACGCCGTGCAGCATGCCCTCCCCATCGCGCACCACGGGAATGCCGCCCCCGCCGACGGCCGTCACGACGAAGCCTGCGTCGACGAGCGTGCGCACGGCGTCGATTTCGACGATGGCCACGGGTTCGGGGCTCGGGACGAGCCGGCGCCACCCTCGGCCGGCATCCTCGCCAATCGTCCAGCCCTCCTCGGCCGCGCGCGCGCGTGCGGTCGCCTCGTCCATGAACGACCCGATGGGCTTCGACGGGCGTTCGAACGCCTGGCTCGCCCTGTCGACCTCGACCTGCGTGACGAGCGCGACGGCCGTCTTCCGCATGCGCCGGCGCGTGAACTCGTTCTCGAGCGACTGCTGGATCATGTACCCAATCGCCCCCTGGGTGTCGGCGTCGCAGGAATCGAGCGGAACCTCGTGCAGCTCGTGGCGCGCGAGCTCGGAGCGCCGCACGATGAAGCCGACCTGCGGGCCGTTGCCGTGGGTGACGACCACGCGATGGCCCGCGGCCACGATCTCCGCGATGTGGTGACAGGTCTCGCGGGCCAGCACCCACTGGTCCTGGACCGTGCGGTGCCGTTCGTCGCGGATGAGCGAGTTGCCTCCGATGGCGAGCACGATGATGTCGGACATGAGGGTCCCCAGGGGGTCAGCGCGGCCGCCGCGGCCGATGCCGATCGAGCAGGCCAAGCAGTGCCGACGCGGGGTCGGCCGCACGCGTGGCCACGATCATCGCGGCGACGACGAAAGGCTTCCACGACGCCTCGCGGTAGGTATCGAGACGCGCCCGCTCGAAGACCGTCTGGCTGACCTCGCCGCTGGCGCAGCTCACCCCCGTGACGTCGGCGGGCAGGCAGTGCATGTAGAGCGCCTTGCCCCCGCGAGTCCGCTGCATCATGGCCTCGGTGCACTCCCACTGGCGGAACCGCGCGTTCGTCTCCAGCGCCTCCCGCTCGAGCTCGGCCAGCTCACCCGAACGGCCCGCGCGCAGCAGCGCCGTCCGCTGCCGCATGACCGCCGCCGGCGCCCAGCTCTTCGGNNNNNNNNNNNNNNNNNNNNNNNNNNNNNNNNNNNNNNNNNNNNNNNNNNNNNNNNNNNNNNNNNNNNNNNNNNNNNNNNNNNNNNNNNNNNNNNNNNNNCGCGCAGCAGCGCCGTCCGCTGCCGCATGACCGCCGCCGGCGCCCAGCTCTTCGGGTAGACGACGTCGGCCTGGTCGAAGGCGGCCTCCATCGAGTCGGCGAGCTCGAACGCGCCGCCGCTCTCGGCCGCGAAGCTTCGCGCGGCGTCGAGCGGTTCGTCGACGAGGTCGTAGCCGGGCGGGTGCGCGAGCACGACCCGCATCCCGAAGCGCGTCATCAGCGCGACGATGCCCTGGGGCACCGAGAGCGGCTTGCCGTAGCTCGGCGAGTACGCCCACGTCATCGCGAGGGTCCGTCCCCGCAGCGCATCGAGACCGCCGAAGGTGTGCGCGAGGTGGCACAGATCGGACAGGCTCTGCGTCGGATGATCGAGGTCGCACTGGAGGTTGATGACCGCCGGCCGCTCAGCCAGCACCCCGGCGCGATGACTCTCCTCGAGCGAGCGTGCGACCTCCACCATGTATCGGTGGCCTTCGCCGAGGAACATGTCGTCGCGGATGCCGATGACCTCCGAGAGGAAGCCGATCATCGCGGCGGTCTCCCGGACGGTCTCGCCGTGCGCGACCTGTGACGTCGACTCGTCGAGCTCCTCGGTCATCAGGCCGAGCAGATTGCACCCTGCGCGGAACGCGTAGCGCGTGCGGGTCGACTTGTCGCGGAAGATCGAGAGCCCCAGTCCGGTGTCGAACAGCCGCGTCGACACGTTCCGCCGGACGAGCCCCTGCAGCACGTCTGCCGCGTCGACGATGAAGCGCAGGGCGGCGTCCGACTGCCGCCACGTCAGCAGGAAGTCCCTGTCGTGGAGGTCGACGTCGAGGGCGGCGAGGGCGTTGATCCGGGCATGCAGGTCCATTGGGCACTCTCTCGGTGGGGTAGCCGAACGTCGCGGCCAGCGGCCATCAGTCGCGCGCGCGCCGATAGGCCTGCGGAAACAGCGCGTAGAAGGCCGCGGCAGCGGTCAGGTGATCGATCGGGCACTGGTCCTCCGGCGTGTGCGCGTGGATCTCGTCGCCCGGTCCGAAGCCGATCGTCGGCACGCCGAACAGGCCGCGCGTGGCGATGCCGTTGGTCGAGAAGCCCCACTTGCCGACGGCGGGGGGGCGGCCGAGCGCGGACGTCGCCGCCTCCACGCCGGCGCGGATGGCGGGGTCGTCCTCGGACATGAGCCACGTCGGGAAGTACTTCTTCGTGGGGTAGGTGAGCCCCGTGTAGGCCGGGCGCGCGTAGTCGAGCACGGTGATCGTGGCCCCGGCGCGCCGCACGCTGTCGAGCCGCTCGATCTCCGCGACGGCCGACTCGATCGTCTCGCCCTGCGTCAGCCGGCGGTCGAGGTGGATGGTCGCGCTGTCGGCCACCGCGCACAACGACGGCGACGTCGACCTGATGTGGGAGATGGTGACGCTGCCCTTGCCCAGGAAGGGATCGGCCGTGGCGGCCAGCGCGTCGTTCAGGCGCTCGATGTCGGCGATGATCGGGGCCATCAGGTAGACGGCGTTCACGCCCCGCTCGGGGGCCGAGCCATGGCACGATCGGCCCTGCGTGCGGACCTCGAGCTCCATCCGCCCGCGATGCCCGCGGTACACGCCGAGACTGGTGGGCTCGGTGATCACGACGACGTCGGGTGCCAGGACGCCCTCGCGGAGGATGTACTGCCAGCACAGCCCGTCGCAGTCCTCCTCCATGACCGTGCCGGTGACCCACAGCTGCACGCCCTCGAGCAGGCCGAGGTCCTTCGCGATGCGCGCGCCGTGCACGGCGGCCGCGAAGCCGGCTTCCTGGTCGCCGGCCCCGCGGCCGAACACGATGCCGTCACGAACCTCGCCGCGGTACGGGTCGCGGGCCCACGTCGAGGGATCGCCGACGCCCACCGTGTCGAGGTGGCCGTCGAGGGCGACGACGAGCGGTCCGGAGCCGACGCGGCCCAGCACGTTGCCGAGGCCGTCGATTCGGACCTCGTCGAACTCCAGCCGCCGCATCTCGTCGGCCGCTCGCGCGACGACCGCGCCTTCCTCGGCGCTCTCCGAGGGGATGGCGATCATGTCGCGCAGCAACTGCACCATCGCCGGCGTGGCCTCGTTCGCCCGCGCCCTCACCGTCTCGGTCGTCATCGTCCGGCCTCCGTTGGACGCGGCGGGGGTCCGGCCGCGTGTGCCTCGTCGTCGCCGAGGCAGTTGACGTAGTTGACGGATCCCGCGGCGAAGATCCCCTCGCGCACGAGGTCCATGATCTGAAAGGCCCCGAGGTCGACGATCGTGCCTGGCGGCAGGTCGCCCGCGATCGTCCCCGCCGGGTCGCCGAGCGTGAAGCCGACCTCGACGCCGTCCGCGGCGAACCGGGCGCGGTCGTCCTGCACCTCGAGACGGAACTCGCGGCCGCCGATTCGCGCGCGCACCAGGTCGTGAGGGCCGCGGCGCCTCAGGTAGAAGCCGTCGAGGGCGCTCTCGCGCCAGGCGTTCTCGCTGCCGAAGAACCTCGGCTTCACCACGTACGGGCCACCGTCCTCCGGGCAGAAGACGTCGCAGTTGCCGCAGTCGTTGCAGAAGTCGGCGAAGGTCCCGATCTGGTGCGCCTCATCGAGCGAGAGCGTCCCGCGATGCTCGGCGCGCCACCCGTTCGCCTCGCGGTGCATCCAGAGCACCGGCCGCCTGCCCGGCGGGATCGCGAGCGCGAAGTTGGCATCGTTGGGGCAGACCGGGATGCACTTGTCGCACGTGATGCAGTCGAAGAGCTGCAGGTGACGGCCGATCTTGCGGGGAGCGCGCGGAAGTCCCGCCGCCGTATAGCGGGGCTCGGACACGACGCGGGCGGCGTAGACCGCCGCGTTGCGCATCGCAGCTTCGTCGCGCCACCGCCGGTGGACGTCGGGGCCGGCCGCGCCCAGCAGGTCGCCGCCCGCATCGAGGGCCGAGCGGGCGCTGGCGCGCGCGGCGCCGTCGACGTCGAGCGCCTCGAGCGCCTGTGCGCCCTGGCCGTACGCGCGGATGACGAAGTCGCCGAGTGTTCGCGCGCCGACCGCGTCCATGCGCTCGGCGAGCTTCTGGAAATACGAGCGCGCGCGCCCGTACCCACCCGCCCTGAGCAGGTCGGTGCAGGTGGTGATGGGCGCGAGGTCGAGCGCGACGGNNNNNNNNNNNNNNNNNNNNNNNNNNNNNNNNNNNNNNNNNNNNNNNNNNNNNNNNNNNNNNNNNNNNNNNNNNNNNNNNNNNNNNNNNNNNNNNNNNNNCCCGCCCTGAGCAGGTCGGTGCAGGTGGTGATGGGCGCGAGGTCGAGCGCGACGGCGTCGGCGACGTTCACCGCATCGATGCCGGCCGAGAACGAGAGAGGGATCGACGCGCCGAAGGCGCCGCGCACGCGGCGCACGAGATCGATGGCCAGCACGTGGAGCGGCTGGCCGGAGAGGTACATCTCGCGCTCGGTGGCGGGGAAGAACGAGCGGTGGTTCTCGACGATGAGCGTGTTGGTCAGCTTCAGGCCGAAGCCGAGGCCGAGCGACCGGGCCAGTTCGGCGAGCCGGCCCGAGAAATCGCACATCTGGGGCCACGTGGTGTCACGCGTGAAGGCGCTCGGAGGCACGCGGAGGTCGTGGTGGCCGAGCACGTCGTGCAGCAGCCGGTTCGTCTCGGCCTCGCCAAGCAGCATCGGATTGAGCTTCACGACGCACGCCAGGCCGCGGTCGCGCAGCACGTGGGCCGCGATCCGCTCGATCTCGTCGGGCGGACAGCCGTGGAACGTGCTGAGCGTGACGCTCGTCGAGAGGCAGCGCGCGAAATCGAGATCGCGGTAGCGGGCGAATTCGGCGGGAATCTGCCGGCGGAGGCGATCGACGATCGCCGAGGCGTCGGCCATGCCGTCGAGGAATGCCTGGACGGTCGGGCTGGTGACGCCCGCGAGGTCGTACCCGACGCTCATGTCGACGACGGTGTCGGCGTAGCCGGGTGCGAGCGGGATGCGGCCGCTCTCGACGAGGATGCGGATCAGCATGCTCGCCTTGACGTACTCCTCGAGCGATTCGGGCAGGCGCAGCTCCTGCGACCACTCGATGTTGAACCCCGCGCGCTCCATGTCGATGCACGGACGCGGGATGACGAGATCGTCGCGCACCTGCACCGTCTTGAGCTCGACGACGCGGCACCCGGCCAGCCACGCCAGCACGATGTTCTGCGCCAGTTGCGTGTGGGGACCGGCCGCCGGCCCCACGGGCGACGAGGCGCGCTGCCCGTGAATCGAGACCGCGAGATCGCGACCGGCGTCGCCGCCGAAGAACCGGCGGGCGGGCAGGTCGAAGATAGCGTGCTGGGCGTCGAGTTCGCGGAACATCCGGCGCACGAGCGCGCCGAACGGGTAGGGCGTCAGCGTCATCCTTCACCCCGCGGACGCGCGCCGGCCATGCCGTGCGCACGCAGGTGACGGCGGGCCACCGACTCGATGTGCACCTCGTCGGGGCCGTCGTAGATCCGCGCGGCCCGCTCGTGCGCGTACCAGAAGGCGAGCGGGGTCTCGTCGGTCATGCCGAGGCCGCCGAGGCCCTGGATGGCCCGGTCGAGCACGCGCTGCAGCGTCCGCGCCACGGAGAACTTGATGAGCGACACCTCCTCGCGTGCCGCGCGGGCCCCCTCGCGCTCGATGCGCCAGGCGGCGTGCAGCACCATCAGCCGGGCGGCGTGGATCTCCGCCCGGCTCTCGGCGATCCACTGCTGCACCATCTGCTTCGTCCCGAGCGGCACGCCGGGGGCCACCTCACGCGTCGCCGCGTGGCGGCACAGCAGGTCGAACGCGCGTTCGCAGACACCGATCCAGCGCATGCAGTGGTGAATCCGGCCGGGGCCGAGGCGCTGCTGCGCGATCTCGAACCCCTGACCGGGCTCGCCGAGCAGATACGTCAGCGGCACCCGGGCGCCGTGGTACGCCACCTCCGCGTGGCTCGCCCAGTCGCCTCCCCGATCGCCCATGATCGAGAGGTTGCCGACCAGCTCGAAGCCCGGCGTGTCGGTGGGCACGACGATCATGCTGGCGCGCCGATGCGGGGCGGCCTCCGGGTCGGTGACCGCCATGCAGATGGCGAATGCCGCGCCGTCGGCCGATGAGGCGAACCACTTGTGGCCGCGGACGACCCACTCGGCGCCGTCGCGCCGCGCGGTCGTGCCGAGCCAGACCGGGTTCGAGCCCGCGAACTCCGGCTCGGTCATCGTGAAGCAGCTGCGCACCTCGCCGTCGACGAGCGGCCGCAGGAAGCGCGCCTGCTGCTCGGGCGTGCCGAACTCGATCAGCACCTCCATGTTCCCGACGTCCGGCGCCTGGCAGTTGAACACGTAGTGCCCGAGCGGGCTGCGGCCGAGCTCCTCGCTGAGGTGCGCGAACTCGGTCAGCGACAGCCCCGCGCCGCCGTGCGCCTCGGGCAGGAACGCCGCCCACAGCCCGGTCTGCTTCGCGAGGCGGCGCTTCTCGCGCAGCACCGGCAGCAGCGCCGCGAAGCCCTCGCGCCGCAGGGCGGCTTCGAGCGGGTACAGCTCCCGCTTCACGAACGAGCGGATGGTCGACCGGATCGCCTCGACACGCGGAGACTCTGAGAAGTCCATGGACGATGCCCCCGGGAGCCACGCGGCGCCCTGCCGCGCGCCACGCGGTCAGAGCGCGCGCGCGACGAGCTCCTTCATCACCTCGTTGGCCCCCGCGTAAATCCGCTGCACCCGGCTGTCGGCCCAGATGCGCGCGATCTCGTACTCGGTGGAGTACCCGTATCCACCGAAGACCTGCAGGCACCTGTCGGCCACGGCGAACTGATGGTCGGTGAGCCACCACTTGGCCATCGAGGCGGTCGGCGAGTCGAGCGTCCCGGCCATGAGACGCTCGACGCAGCTGTCGAAGAAGACCCGCGCGATGTGCGCCTCGGTCCGGCACTCGGCCAGCGTGAAGCGGACGCTCTGCAGGTCGATCAACGTGCCGCCGAACGCCTTGCGCGAGCGCGCGTGCTCGGTGGCCAGGGCGACCGCGCGCTCCATGGCGCCCACGGCGCCCACCGCGACGTAGGTCCGTTCGTACGGCAGCTGCTGCATCATCTGCGCGAAGCCCCGGCCCTCCGCCGGTCCGAGCAGGCTCGCCGCCGGCACGCGCACGTCGTCGAAGAACAGCTCGCAGGTGTCCTGGCCGTGCTGGCCCAGCTTCTCGAGCGTACGGCCCACGCGGTAGCCGGGCAGGTTCCTCGTATCGACCAGGATGAGCGACGTGCCCTTCGAGCCAGGCAGGGAGGGATCGGTCTTGGCCGCGAGGCAGACCAGGTCGGCGTGATAGCCGTTCGTGATGAACGTCTTCGACCCGTTGACGACGTACGTGTCGCCCTGCCGGATCGCGGTCGTGCGGATGCTCTGCAGGTCCGAACCGGCACCGGGCTCGGTCATGGCGAGCGAGGCCACGACGTCGCCGGTCGCCATGGGCGGGAGCCACGTCCGCTTCTGTTCCTCGCTGCCGTACGCGAGGAGGTAGTGCGCGACGATGCTCTGGATCGCGTGACCGAAGCTCGTGATGCTCGCCCGGCTCAGCTCGAGGCCTACGATGACCTCGTGCGCGAAGGTGCCGCCACCGCCGCCCCACGTGTCGGGGATGTCGGCGAGCAGCAGGCCCATCGCGCCGGCCTTCGTCCACGCGTCTCGATCGACGTGGTGCTGCGCGCGCCACCGCTCGTCGTGAGGCGCGAACTCCTCCTCGATGAACTGCCGCACCGATCGCTCGAACAACGCCAGTTCGTCGTTCATCCAGGGTGAGGTGTAGGTGGCCATGGTGGTCGGCTCCGTTCCGGGGGGACGGGGCGCGCGCTGGCGCCCAGGCCGCCATCTTACCAGCGGAATGCCGTGCTGGCGGCGGCCTCGGCGAGCCGGCCGTGAAGGGTGTGGGCCGCCTCGCGGGGCAGGTACGGGATGTCGATGCGATGCGATTGATGGCTCGCCCCTGCCGTGTCGACTCGAACGCGCGCCATGCCGGTGCGCCGGTCGAAGGGTGATTCGTGCAGACCCACGACCTGCGCCTTCGCGACGCGAGCCATCGTCAGGTGACGCGACACCCAGCCGCTGCGGAAGACCAGCGTGTCGCCCACCATCGCCCAGCCCTGGTACGCGAGCCGGCGGCGTGACGCGATCGCCGTCCAGGCGCCCATCGTCGAGGCCACGGCCAGCGCCCACCAGCCGGTGGCCGGAGCGACCGCCGCCGAGACGATGGCGACGGCCACCAGTTGCTTGCGCAGCACGCGTCGGAACGCACGCGGGTGCGGGCCGTGCCACGCGGCCGTGGAGACGTCGACTCCCGGAAGGACCTCCGACAGGAGCTTCGGCAGCGCGTCCCGCGTGACGATCGGCGCCAACCACTCGCGGCCGGTCGTTCCCACGTCGCCGGCCTCGCCGCCGGCTGTCTCGACCCTCACCGCGGCCCGCCCGGCCAGGCGGTGGAGCAGGCCCTCGTACACCGTGATCGTCTGGACCCGGTGAAGCGGAATCGTCGTGCTGATCCGGGTCAGCAGGCCGAACTCGCTGCGCAGATCGTCCCCCGTGCGCGTCAACCGGAACCCGTGGAGGCGCACGGCGGCCCAGGCCATCGAGATCAGGCGGATCGCGACGAGCGCGCCGGCGATCACCAGCAGCGCGAGACCCACCCGACCCGCTGGAAAGCCGCCCTCGCCGATTGCCCCTCGGACGGCGTCGCGGACGAGGTCGCGGGCGGCGCCACGGGCGGCAACCGCCTCGCCGAACAGCCACTCGCTCACGCGCTCGACGAGCCCGAATTCCCACAGCATGCCGATGCCCGCCGCGATCAGGACCATGCCCCGGTTTTCGATGAACCCCGCAAGCAGCAGTTCGCGCGAGGGCAGGGCCAGCACGGTCCTGCCGGCGGCGGCGATTGGCGCCGAGGGCGTGTCCTCCCGCGCTTCCGGGACGGAGCGCCCGGCGCCGGCTCGTCGCCGCATGTCGGCGACCCGGCCGCGCATCTCCTCGTAGTCGGGCGTCGACAGCACCCGCAGGGTGGCCTCGGGCTCCTGGCCGCCCGCTGTCTGGATACGGACGTCGACCACGTGGAGCCAGCGATGGAGCAGGCTCTGCACCGCATCGACGCTCTGGATGCGCGCGTAGGGCACGTGGCGCTCGTTGCGGAAGACGATGCCCGTTCGGATGACGAGCTCGTCGGCTTCATACCGGTAGCGGAACGACACGTAGCGGGCGACGGCGAACAGGGCGGACGGCACGATGAGCCACGGCAGCCACGCCTCCCAGCCCCAGCCCCGCGACCCGGCCGTGACGATCAGCGCCAGGGAAGGCAGGGCGAGCTCGCGCAGGCGCGCGCCGATCGTGAAGGCGAGCGACCAGGGATGCAGCCGCCGTTCAGACGGCATCGCCGCCTTCGTCGGGCAGCAGGTGATCGCGGATGCGGAGGGCGGTGGCGTGATCGAGGCCCGGCAGGTCGACGCGCGCGTGGTCGGTGCCCGCGGTGTAGACCACGAGCGTGCCGAGGCCATGGGTGCGCTCGAGCGGACCCTGTGAGACGTCGGTGTGCTGCACGCGGGAGCGCGGCACCGCCATGTGCCGTCGCCAGACGACGCCGCGGCGGATGTCGAGGCCGATCGCGCCGACGCGGTACGCCGTGTGCCGGTAGGCGAGCGGCGGCCAGGCGTGGGCGCGCCACGCCAGGCCGCCCGACACGACGAGCCAGAGCAGGCCCAGTCCGAGCAGGTTGACGAGCGGTGCCGCGCCGGCGAGGACCGCGAGGCCCGTGAGGCTCACGACCATGAAGCCGGCCAGGAACACGACGGCCGCCGCGATCCAGCCGACCTGGCGCTGCAGCACCACCCAGCGCGGGTCGAGTGGGCGCTCGATGCCGTCCGCCACCGGGGACGGTGAGCCCGCGTCGACGGTCGACGGCGGTGGGGCAGCGATCGCGTCGGTCACGGCCTCCAGTATACGGCGCACCACCGGCAGCCGGGACCGACGCGCCGGCGATCGCCCGGTCGCGCGGCTACCGCCGGGCGTCGGTCGTCGGCGGAGGCGATTCGCCGAGCACGTGCCGCGCGAACCACGCGTACTCGCGCGTCATCTTGTCGAGCTGGTGCCGCGGCTCCTGCAGGCCGTGCGGCTCGCGCGGATAGACCGCGAGCTCGACCTCGATGCCGTTTTTGCGCAGGCCCATGTAGAGCTCCTGGGCCTGGCCGAGCGGCACGCGCAGGTCGACGGCGCCGTGCATGATGAGCGTCGGCGTCTTCGCCTGCTTGATGTGCTTCATCGCCGAGCGATCCCAGTACACGTCGAAGTCGTCCCACGGCTCGGCGCCGAAGTACCCCTCGAGCGTGCGCTGGAGGTCGTTGGTCGAGTACATCGAGTACATGTTCGTCAGACCCGCGCCGACCATCAGCGCCCTGAAGCGACTGGTCTGCGTCAGCGTCCAGGCGGTCATGTACCCGCCGTAGCTCCATCCCGTCTGGCCCATGCGCGCGGCATCGACGAGGCCCTTCGCGATCAGCTGATCGACGCCCGTCTGGATGTCTTGGTAGTCGCCGCCGCCCCAGTCACGGACGTTCGCGAGCAGGAAGCGCTCGCCGTACCCGCTCGACCCGCGCGGGTTCGGATAGAAAGCCAGCCAGCCCCTGCCCGCCCAGACGTGCCCGTAGTTGGTCGCCGTGGCCGGGAAGGTGTTGGCGAAGACGCCCGCCGGCCCGCCGTGCACGTGGACGATCAGTGGGTAGCGTTCGCCCGGCCGGTAGTCGACGGGGTAGATGACGAGGCCCTCGGCCTCGAGGCCGTCGCGGCTCGTCCACCGGACGACCTCGCCGCGTCCCAGCGAGAGCTCGGCCACCTGCGGATTGTGATCGGAGAGCTTCGCCGGTCCCCAGGACGACAGCGACCGCGTGACGTACACGTCGGCGGGCCGCGCCGTGTCGGTGAGCGTGAAGGCGGCAACGCCGGTCGACGGCGACAGGGTGAACCCGCCGAGCACCGCGTCCCCCGTCGACACCGCCACCGGCGTGCCGCCCGCGGCCGGCACGGAGAACACCTGCGACGAGGTTCGCGTGGAGGCGGTGAAGTACAAGGTCGAACCATCGGCCGACCACGAGGCCGGACCGGGCTGATACAGGAAGTCGCGAGCGACCTCCTGTAAGGTCCCGCCGTTGGCATCGACCGTGGCGAGGCGGAGTTGGCCGAGCAGTCCCGTGGAACCGGGACGGGTGAGCACGGCGAGCCGGCTGCCGTCGGGCGACCACCGCGGCGCCTGGTCGGGGCCGTCGTTGTCGATCACGCGCCGCCTCGCCTTCGTCGCCACGTCCACAACCCACACGTCCGTCAGGCTCCCGTCGTCGGCCTTTGGCGTCGGCGTCGTCACGTACGCGATACGCCCGCCGTCGGGCGACCACTGGGGGTCGGCCACCTGGAAGTCGCCGCCGGCGACCTCGTCGACCTGCTTCGTCTCGACGTCGATGACCCACAGCCGTCGGTATCGGTGATCGCGATCGACGATCTGCACGTCGTCTCTCTCCTTGCGGCGACGCTCTTCTTCCGCGGTCGGCTCGGGTTCGGCGACGAAGGCCAGGCGCCGGCCGTCCGGGGCCCATTGAAACTCGGTGACGGCCGTCTTCGATTCGGTGAGGCCGACGGCCTCCCCACCAAACGGCGAGATGAGGTGGACCTGCGGGCGCTCGCCCCGCGACGAGAGGAACGCGAGCCGCTGGCCGTCGGGCGACCATTGCGGCTCTCTGTCGTTCTTCGGGCTCGTCGTCAGGCGCAGCGGTGGCCGGCTCGCGTCGGTCGACG is a genomic window containing:
- a CDS encoding acyl-CoA dehydrogenase family protein, encoding MATYTSPWMNDELALFERSVRQFIEEEFAPHDERWRAQHHVDRDAWTKAGAMGLLLADIPDTWGGGGGTFAHEVIVGLELSRASITSFGHAIQSIVAHYLLAYGSEEQKRTWLPPMATGDVVASLAMTEPGAGSDLQSIRTTAIRQGDTYVVNGSKTFITNGYHADLVCLAAKTDPSLPGSKGTSLILVDTRNLPGYRVGRTLEKLGQHGQDTCELFFDDVRVPAASLLGPAEGRGFAQMMQQLPYERTYVAVGAVGAMERAVALATEHARSRKAFGGTLIDLQSVRFTLAECRTEAHIARVFFDSCVERLMAGTLDSPTASMAKWWLTDHQFAVADRCLQVFGGYGYSTEYEIARIWADSRVQRIYAGANEVMKELVARAL
- a CDS encoding glutamate synthase, which produces MTLTPYPFGALVRRMFRELDAQHAIFDLPARRFFGGDAGRDLAVSIHGQRASSPVGPAAGPHTQLAQNIVLAWLAGCRVVELKTVQVRDDLVIPRPCIDMERAGFNIEWSQELRLPESLEEYVKASMLIRILVESGRIPLAPGYADTVVDMSVGYDLAGVTSPTVQAFLDGMADASAIVDRLRRQIPAEFARYRDLDFARCLSTSVTLSTFHGCPPDEIERIAAHVLRDRGLACVVKLNPMLLGEAETNRLLHDVLGHHDLRVPPSAFTRDTTWPQMCDFSGRLAELARSLGLGFGLKLTNTLIVENHRSFFPATEREMYLSGQPLHVLAIDLVRRVRGAFGASIPLSFSAGIDAVNVADAVALDLAPITTCTDLLRAG
- a CDS encoding PH domain-containing protein; protein product: MTDAIAAPPPSTVDAGSPSPVADGIERPLDPRWVVLQRQVGWIAAAVVFLAGFMVVSLTGLAVLAGAAPLVNLLGLGLLWLVVSGGLAWRAHAWPPLAYRHTAYRVGAIGLDIRRGVVWRRHMAVPRSRVQHTDVSQGPLERTHGLGTLVVYTAGTDHARVDLPGLDHATALRIRDHLLPDEGGDAV
- a CDS encoding PH domain-containing protein; protein product: MPSERRLHPWSLAFTIGARLRELALPSLALIVTAGSRGWGWEAWLPWLIVPSALFAVARYVSFRYRYEADELVIRTGIVFRNERHVPYARIQSVDAVQSLLHRWLHVVDVRIQTAGGQEPEATLRVLSTPDYEEMRGRVADMRRRAGAGRSVPEAREDTPSAPIAAAGRTVLALPSRELLLAGFIENRGMVLIAAGIGMLWEFGLVERVSEWLFGEAVAARGAARDLVRDAVRGAIGEGGFPAGRVGLALLVIAGALVAIRLISMAWAAVRLHGFRLTRTGDDLRSEFGLLTRISTTIPLHRVQTITVYEGLLHRLAGRAAVRVETAGGEAGDVGTTGREWLAPIVTRDALPKLLSEVLPGVDVSTAAWHGPHPRAFRRVLRKQLVAVAIVSAAVAPATGWWALAVASTMGAWTAIASRRRLAYQGWAMVGDTLVFRSGWVSRHLTMARVAKAQVVGLHESPFDRRTGMARVRVDTAGASHQSHRIDIPYLPREAAHTLHGRLAEAAASTAFRW
- a CDS encoding acyl-CoA dehydrogenase family protein → MDFSESPRVEAIRSTIRSFVKRELYPLEAALRREGFAALLPVLREKRRLAKQTGLWAAFLPEAHGGAGLSLTEFAHLSEELGRSPLGHYVFNCQAPDVGNMEVLIEFGTPEQQARFLRPLVDGEVRSCFTMTEPEFAGSNPVWLGTTARRDGAEWVVRGHKWFASSADGAAFAICMAVTDPEAAPHRRASMIVVPTDTPGFELVGNLSIMGDRGGDWASHAEVAYHGARVPLTYLLGEPGQGFEIAQQRLGPGRIHHCMRWIGVCERAFDLLCRHAATREVAPGVPLGTKQMVQQWIAESRAEIHAARLMVLHAAWRIEREGARAAREEVSLIKFSVARTLQRVLDRAIQGLGGLGMTDETPLAFWYAHERAARIYDGPDEVHIESVARRHLRAHGMAGARPRGEG